A single genomic interval of Cucumis sativus cultivar 9930 chromosome 7, Cucumber_9930_V3, whole genome shotgun sequence harbors:
- the LOC101221828 gene encoding cytochrome b6-f complex iron-sulfur subunit, chloroplastic-like, with protein MASSTLSSATPSQLCASRSALFCPSQALLRKPKNTQMGAKGKVVKISCQATSIPADRVPDMDKRKTMNLLLLGAIGLPTATMLYPYTYFFVPPGTGGAGGGIVAKDAFGNDVFADEWLKAHGPGDRTLTQGLKGDPTYLVVEKDKTLATFGINAVCTHLGCVVPWNAAENKFICPCHGSQYNDQGRVVRGPAPLSLALVHADVDEGKVVFVPWVETDFRTGENPWWA; from the exons ATGGCGTCTTCCACTCTATCTTCTGCAACCCCATCACAG TTATGTGCCAGCAGAAGTGCTTTGTTCTGTCCATCTCAAGCCCTTTTGAGGAAACCCAAAAACACTCAAATGGGGGCAAAGGGAAAGGTGGTTAAAATTTCTTGTCAAGCTACTAGTATTCCAGCTGATCGAGTCCCGGATATGGATAAAAGGAAGACTATGAATTTGCTTCTTTTGGGTGCCATTGGACTTCCCACTGCTACTATGTTGTATCCTTACACCTATTTTTTCGTCCCTCCTGG TACTGGAGGTGCTGGTGGTGGGATTGTTGCCAAGGATGCTTTTGGAAATGATGTTTTTGCAGATGAATGGCTGAAGGCACATGGACCTGGAGACCGAACCCTCACACAAGGCTTGAAG GGAGATCCTACCTACCTTGTAGTCGAGAAGGATAAAACGCTTGCAACATTTGGAATCAATGCAGTTTGCACTCACCTCGGATGTGTCGTGCCATGGAATGCAGCTGAGAACAAATTCATCTGCCCTTGCCATGGATCCCAATACAACGATCAAGGCAGGGTTGTTAGAGGACCTGCACCTCTG TCTCTTGCATTGGTTCATGCTGATGTAGACGAGGGAAAGGTAGTGTTCGTACCGTGGGTTGAAACTGATTTCAGAACTGGCGAGAATCCATGGTGGGCTTAA
- the LOC101222064 gene encoding uncharacterized GPI-anchored protein At4g28100, protein MSSFPLKVPLICFIFLCIATNLHSSSAGFLIEPVSGQSQPLNPGQYSSPNTVPAFPVQTQMQICHLDLSDELFGGVREACGRDLDRSRCCPVLAAWLFAAHARAALKIAAPAPASAADLPMMPDDSQKCVNSLQTSLLSRNIRIPQPNASCDAVLCFCGIRLHQISSLSCPAAFNVSGGGNGAYRNATPTAAVRNLEKNCRNSSYSGCTKCLGALQKVTGTKKNSSNDRASKMFNRDCQLMGLTWLLARNKTTYIPTVSAVLRAIMYTAHPPHQSTCSPDQENMPLAVDSLQMEKAQSSSPPSISLFPIIPLLISVYWLAWW, encoded by the exons atGTCTTCATTTCCCTTAAAAGTgcctttaatttgtttcattttcttatgcATCGCTACAAATCTTCATTCCTCTTCAGCCGGTTTTCTTATCGAGCCAGTTTCCGGTCAAAGCCAACCGTTAAATCCCGGCCAGTACTCATCTCCCAACACGGTTCCGGCATTTCCAGTTCAAACCCAGATGCAAATTTGCCATTTGGATCTCTCCGACGAGCTTTTCGGTGGCGTTAGGGAAGCTTGCGGTCGAGATTTGGACCGGAGTCGCTGCTGTCCGGTTCTCGCGGCGTGGCTTTTCGCTGCTCACGCTCGGGCCGCACTGAAGATTGCTGCTCCGGCGCCGGCATCTGCGGCGGACCTTCCGATGATGCCGGACGACTCGCAGAAATGCGTGAACTCGCTTCAGACGTCGTTGTTGAGTCGGAACATTAGGATTCCGCAGCCGAATGCGAGCTGCGACGCTGTTTTGTGCTTTTGTGGGATTCGGCTTCATCAAATTAGCTCCTTATCTTGCCCTGCTGCCTTCAATGTCTCTGGTGGCGGTAACGGCGCTTATCGCAACGCCACCCCGACGGCCGCCGTTCGTAATCTTGAAAAGAATTGCCGGAACTCGTCGTATTCTGGTTGTACCAAATGCCTTGGTGCCCTTCAAAAG GTTACGGGCACAAAGAAGAACAGTAGCAACGATAGGGCCAGCAAGATGTTCAACAGAGACTGCCAGCTCATGGGGTTGACGTGGTTACTCGCTCGCAACAAAACCACGTACATTCCCACCGTTTCCGCCGTACTCCGAGCCATCATGTACACCGCTCACCCTCCTCACCAGTCTACCTGTAGTCCCGACCAAGAGAACATGCCGCTAGCCGTCGACTCTTTACAGATGGAAAAAGCGCAGTCCTCATCTCCACCCTCCATTTCTTTGTTTCCTATTATACCCCTACTCATTTCAGTTTATTGGCTTGCTTGGTGGTAG
- the LOC101212775 gene encoding transcription factor MYB10-like, whose amino-acid sequence MVRAPFYDENGIKKGAWSAEEDEKLRAYVQEYGHCNWRELPRYAGLLRCGKSCRLRWINYLRPDVKRGNYSKEEEQLILQLHQQYGNKWSMIATKLPGRTDNEIKNYWHTHLKKVKSNKNAKKHEEEEICSNKKPIQKRETTITSEDKTILTKEILPLSHQIFESSSFSTLSSEISTVTSNQESTQDSPPTPLFKFQEEPYDHHNNGDFWANPLFEAENYFEAESDQNSINFGFTGGFNHTYDFELLDENYLLDQAMKELPENYQSQLYLF is encoded by the exons ATGGTTAGAGCTCCATTTTATGATGAAAATGGAATTAAAAAAGGTGCATGGAGTgctgaagaagatgaaaagcTCAGAGCTTATGTTCAAGAATATGGTCATTGCAATTGGCGAGAGCTTCCTAGATATGCTG GTTTGTTGAGGTGTGGTAAAAGTTGTCGACTGCGTTGGATCAATTACCTTCGTCCAGATGTGAAAAGAGGCAATTACtccaaagaagaagaacaattAATCCTACAATTGCATCAACAATATGGAAACaa aTGGTCAATGATAGCTACAAAATTACCCGGACGAACCGATAACGAAATAAAGAATTATTGGCATACCCATTTAAAGAAGGTGAAAAGCAACAAGAATGCAAAGAAGCATGAGGAGGAGGAAATTTGCAGTAATAAAAAACCCATCCAAAAGAGAGAAACTACAATAACATCAGAAGACAAAACCATTCTGACCAAAGAAATACTGCCATTATCTCATCAGATATTTGAAAGCTCTTCATTTTCGACTTTGTCCTCTGAAATTTCCACAGTGACTTCGAATCAAGAATCCACACAAGATAGCCCTCCAACACCATTATTCAAGTTTCAAGAAGAACCATATGATCATCATAACAATGGAGATTTTTGGGCTAATCCATTGTTTGAAgctgaaaattattttgaagcTGAAAGTGATCAAAACTCAATCAACTTTGGTTTTACTGGAGGCTTCAATCACACTTATGATTTTGAGTTACTTGATGAAAACTACTTGTTAGATCAAGCAATGAAAGAATTGCCTGAAAATTATCAATCCCAATTGTATctcttttga